A segment of the Selenomonadales bacterium genome:
CCCGCTCAGCCAGGCCGAACAGCTTTACGTATCGCTTAAGAAGCGCGGTGTGCCGACGCGCCTCGTCATTTACCAGGGCGAACGCCATGCTATTACGGCGCCTAAGCGCGCCATCGACCGCATTCGGCGCCTGTCGCAATGGTTTTTGCAGTACGGCGGACTTGCGCTGCACGACGAGTAAGTTCCTTTGGGACACAGGGAGGGGCATATGGGTACACGGGGTGTGGTAGACCGCAATCAGCTGTTTGTGCCGACGTCGCTTGAGGAATACGTCGCCAAAGATAACTTTGTGCGGATCATCGACGCAACAGTAGACGCGCTAGATATGGCTGCACTCGGCTTTGCCGAACCAAAAGGAGCAGGCAGGCCACCCTATCCTGCGCGCGACCTTGTAAAGCTCTATGTGTATGGTTTCGTCAATCGCATTACTTCCTCGCGCAGACTCGAGGCCGAAACAAAGCGTAACCTTGAGGTTATGTGGCTGCTCCGGGGTCAGAGTCCAGATTTCAGAACCATTGCGGAGTTTCGCCGCAAGTATCCAGATGCCTTACGGCACGCATTGAAGGCGGCCATGTCCGTTATGGATGTGTAGAACTGCCACGTGCATGGAAAGGCAGCACTGCAAGTTGATGAGGGAGGGTGAGAGAGGTGCAAGTGCAGAATGGTCGCAAATTGGCGGTCGTTCTCCTTGTTTACCTTGCCGTTTACTTGCCGATTGGGTTGCTCTCGCATGCGCGCGCCTACGTAACGTTCGTGCACCATCGCCATCACGCGGTTCCGTTTGCGTTATCTGTCCTGGGCCTCGGTCAACCCGGGCTCGCACGGCTACACCACCATGCGTGGTACTGGCCGCCTTGGCGGTTGTCCACTGGACATGTAACCCTCGCCCGCGAATGGGAAATGGCTACTACCAACGAGTATCGGGCAACTATGGGGCTGTCTGCTGTTTGGGGTGCAACTGCCGAGAAAAAGCTCGCTTTGCATGGCTTTACCCAGATATACGAGCGATTAGTATGGAACAATGAAGGCCCGCTGTCAGGACATTCCGTGCTTACGCGAGTTGCTACGTCGACGAGCGAAAGCTACCGCTTTATCGAGGAACGATGGGATCCCAGCCAGCAGAAGTTGGTGTTGGCATATGCAACGCTTCACAGCACACTTCGTCACGTCTACAGCCGAGGACCAGTGTGGTTTATCTTTACTGCCACCACCAGCCGCCGTGTTGACTTGCGTAGCGGCGACGAGTTTGCGCGTGAAGCACTATCGGTGGTGCTATCACAGAGAGCATGGGACGAACTTCCACGCGGAACATTTCCCGGGCAATTGACGCCGGAAGATTCGCCAGCGGTGATGGAGTCCCTGGCAGTTCAAGTAGCGAAGGTGCGCCAAGCAGATCTCAGTATCCAGCCACCGAGTAGGCTCAGCAGCTGGATACGTGAGATAAACTTTCGTGATGCGGGCTTGTTGTTCCTTACCGACAGCTCGCTCGTGCCGCTGGTGTGGTCTGTCTTTCTCGAAGTCCCCACCCTGCCCCTCCGCTACTTGCTGTTCTTCCCGCTCGCCGCCTTGCCACAGTGGCTCGTTTTGCCGCTTGGGCTGGTCTACCCAGTGCTCTTGCTCGTGCTAGTCGGCTGGCTGGCAATGCGTTACTGGTCGCCTAGGGCGTATCTCTGGTGGAAGTGGCTGGGTTTCGTCAATGCCCTGCTCTGGCTATTTTCGCTGTCGCCGTAGAAGAAGCAAAAGGGACGGAGCCTTTTGCTTCATAGCAACAGCCCACACTAGGCTACAAAAGGAGTGGTTCTGCGTGGTTCGGATTGAAGAGCTTCAGCAGGTGCACAAACTCTGCATTTATCACCGCGATGCAGTTTTGCGCAGCGAGCGGTGTGGATGCTTCTATTGCCTACGTTGGTTTCTGCCGGCAGAGGTGACAGAATGGATAGACTCGCCAAGCGCAGATGATGATCAACCTGGTCAAACAGCGCTGTGCCCTCATTGCGGCATTGACGCCGTGCTACCGGGTACTTTGCCAATGGGCCCTTTGTGTTCGAATCTTCTTCTCGCCATGCGGCGCTACTTCTTTGATGCGTAACTGCTGTGACACCGCTAATTCCTGTCGGACGTCAATCAGTACGACCATGGAGCCCATCGGGATAGAGCAACTTACGCCTGGAGAGGAGGTAATCAGTGTGAATCGCAAACTGCAACTGCTGTTCCTATGGTTTGCGCCAGTATTGGCGGGGTTTACGCTCGGCTATGCTCTGCAATCCGGCCTGCTGCGGGCGCACTCGGCGCTAACCAGTGTAGCTCTGCTTGCTCTGTGGGCGCTCTTAAGCCACATGGTCCGTGCTCCGGAGGATTCGGCGCTGCGAAATGCAGTAACTGTCAATGTTCCTGCGTTTATTGTGCTGCTGTTGTTGCTGCACCAAGCGTACTCGCAAGGCGAATTCGGGTCGCATATATTCGGGGTCATGATGCAGATGTACTATCTCCCGGTGATTGCCTTGGCAGCGAGAATCGCCGCCCTAGGTTTTCCTGGTCGCATAGACGGATGGCTACTCTACACGGTCAGCTTTGCCCTTATGTTGGTGGTCAGTTATATCGGCAGTGCCTGGAAAGGCGCTTCGCATTCTTTTGCAGAGCGTTTACGCTAGTTTTACAGTAGCTGAGGTATATTTTACATTGCTCTGATACGCTAACAGCGTTGCCTGCTGGAATAGCGATAAGGAGTGAAGAGATTTGCGCAAGAGAACTCTAATTACTATGGCCCTATTGATTGTGGTTGCCATAGCCCAGATTAGCTTACCTGTCGGTGCAGCGAGCCCCCCTATACGCGTGACCGTTAACGGCGCATTCCTCGCGACGGACGTCGCTCCCACGATTCAGAACGGTCGTACGTTGGTGCCGATGCGCGCAATCTTTGAAGCCCTAGGCGCAGCTGTGCACTGGGACGAAGCGACAAGCACTATCCGTGCCTACCGCCGCGAGGATGCGATTATCCTGCAGCTTGGCTCTCGCACGGCTTGGGTCAACGGGCCCTCACGCCAACTCGACGTAGCCCCCATCGCGGTCGGCGGCCGCACGCTAGTGCCGCTGCGTTTTGTCGCCGAAGCCTTAGGCGCAG
Coding sequences within it:
- a CDS encoding transposase translates to MGTRGVVDRNQLFVPTSLEEYVAKDNFVRIIDATVDALDMAALGFAEPKGAGRPPYPARDLVKLYVYGFVNRITSSRRLEAETKRNLEVMWLLRGQSPDFRTIAEFRRKYPDALRHALKAAMSVMDV